From Gemmatimonadales bacterium, a single genomic window includes:
- the secA gene encoding preprotein translocase subunit SecA: MIKKLVKVVFGTQYDREMKKIRPIVEAIKQEEERLAGLSDDEIRGQTAVFRARLAERLGPAQAELEEVRAAKHGCEDPHERDRLETRFHELESNYKKALATELDALLPEAFATVREAARRLVGTTVVVTGRELTWDMVHYDVQLIGGIVLHQGKIAEMATGEGKTLVATLPLYLNALAGRGAHLVTVNNYLARRDSQWMGHLYNWLGLTVAVLDDTEPSTPERKAAYAADITYGTNNEFGFDYLRDNMVFAIEQRVQRPHAYAIIDEVDSILIDEARTPLIISGPAGNAEDDSYAQHNRPVAEVVRKQTAVVNQLLTEAETLLQDPDTQADAGILLYQAHLGMPKNKKLLKMLNETGVKALLQRTELDALADRKLPLRQQKMRGIEDNLYFVLDEKGHSVHLTERGAETMSPNDPDLFIVPDISQAIHDAEHDPDLTPEERVEARRKIEAEYAVKSEKLHGIHKLLQAHALYERDVDYLVVEGQVLIVDEFTGRTMHGRRWADGLHQAVEAKEGVQVKGETQTLATITIQNYFRMYDKLSGMTGTAETEETEFYTIYGLDVVVIPTNRPIRRRDKVDLIYKSRREKYNAIADEVERLHGLGLPVLIGTVTVETSETLSKMLKRRGLKHEVLNAKFHQREAEIVAGAGQRDAITIATNMAGRGTDIKLGANLDLTTEEAGLQIVGTERHESRRIDRQLRGRSGRQGDPGQSVFFLSLEDDLMRMFGSDRIAAWMDRSGAEEGEVITGALITRAIEQAQKRVELQNFQTRKRLLEYDDVMNQQREVIYSLRLFALEKGEELKAESR; encoded by the coding sequence ATGATCAAGAAACTGGTAAAGGTGGTCTTCGGCACCCAGTACGACCGGGAAATGAAGAAGATCCGGCCGATCGTCGAGGCCATCAAGCAGGAGGAGGAACGGCTCGCGGGGCTGTCCGACGACGAAATCCGCGGGCAAACCGCCGTCTTCCGCGCGCGCCTGGCGGAACGCCTCGGGCCGGCCCAGGCGGAACTCGAGGAAGTCCGGGCCGCCAAGCACGGGTGCGAGGATCCGCACGAGCGCGACCGCCTGGAGACCCGGTTCCACGAACTCGAGTCGAACTACAAGAAAGCGCTGGCGACCGAACTCGACGCGCTGTTGCCGGAGGCGTTTGCCACGGTCCGCGAGGCGGCGCGCCGCCTCGTCGGGACGACCGTGGTGGTCACCGGCCGCGAACTGACCTGGGACATGGTGCACTACGACGTGCAGCTGATCGGCGGCATCGTCCTGCACCAGGGCAAGATTGCCGAAATGGCCACGGGCGAAGGCAAGACGCTGGTGGCCACCCTGCCGCTGTACCTGAACGCCCTGGCCGGTCGCGGGGCGCACCTCGTTACGGTCAACAACTACCTCGCCCGGCGCGACAGCCAGTGGATGGGCCACCTCTACAACTGGCTCGGCCTGACCGTCGCCGTGCTCGACGACACCGAACCGAGCACGCCGGAGCGGAAGGCGGCCTACGCCGCCGACATCACCTACGGCACCAACAACGAATTCGGGTTCGACTACCTGCGCGACAACATGGTGTTCGCGATCGAGCAGCGGGTCCAGCGGCCCCACGCCTACGCCATCATCGACGAGGTCGACTCGATCCTCATCGACGAGGCGCGGACGCCGCTGATCATTTCGGGCCCGGCGGGGAATGCGGAGGACGACTCCTACGCCCAGCACAACCGACCGGTGGCGGAGGTGGTCCGCAAGCAGACGGCGGTGGTCAACCAGCTGCTGACCGAGGCGGAGACGCTGCTCCAGGATCCGGACACCCAGGCCGACGCGGGCATCCTGCTCTACCAGGCGCACCTGGGGATGCCGAAGAACAAGAAACTGCTCAAGATGCTGAACGAGACCGGCGTCAAGGCACTGCTGCAGCGAACCGAGCTGGACGCCCTGGCCGACCGGAAGCTGCCGCTCCGGCAGCAGAAGATGCGGGGCATCGAGGACAATCTCTATTTCGTGCTCGACGAGAAGGGCCACTCGGTGCACCTGACCGAGCGGGGCGCGGAAACGATGTCGCCGAACGATCCCGACCTCTTCATCGTGCCGGACATCTCGCAGGCCATCCACGATGCGGAACACGACCCGGACCTGACCCCGGAGGAGCGGGTCGAGGCGCGCCGGAAGATCGAGGCGGAATACGCCGTCAAGAGCGAGAAGCTCCACGGCATCCACAAGCTGCTGCAGGCGCACGCCCTCTACGAGCGCGACGTGGACTACCTGGTCGTGGAGGGCCAGGTCCTCATCGTCGACGAGTTCACCGGCCGGACGATGCACGGGCGGCGCTGGGCCGACGGCCTGCACCAGGCGGTGGAGGCCAAGGAAGGGGTGCAGGTCAAGGGCGAGACCCAGACCCTCGCCACGATCACCATCCAGAACTACTTCCGGATGTACGACAAGCTGTCCGGCATGACCGGCACCGCCGAGACGGAAGAGACCGAGTTCTACACGATCTACGGCCTCGACGTCGTCGTCATTCCGACCAACCGCCCGATCCGGCGGCGGGACAAGGTCGACCTCATCTACAAGAGCCGCCGGGAGAAATACAACGCCATCGCCGACGAAGTGGAGCGGCTGCACGGACTCGGCCTGCCGGTGCTCATCGGCACGGTGACGGTCGAGACGTCCGAGACCCTCAGCAAGATGCTCAAGCGGCGCGGTCTCAAGCACGAGGTGCTGAACGCGAAGTTCCACCAGCGCGAGGCCGAGATCGTGGCCGGGGCGGGGCAGCGCGATGCCATCACGATCGCGACCAACATGGCCGGCCGCGGCACCGACATTAAGCTCGGGGCCAATCTTGACCTGACCACCGAGGAGGCGGGGCTCCAGATCGTCGGCACCGAGCGGCACGAGTCGCGGCGCATCGACCGGCAGCTCCGCGGACGCTCGGGCCGTCAGGGCGACCCCGGCCAGTCGGTCTTCTTCCTGTCGCTCGAAGACGACCTGATGCGGATGTTCGGGTCCGACCGGATTGCGGCATGGATGGACCGCAG
- the nadD gene encoding nicotinate-nucleotide adenylyltransferase: protein MIGLFGGSFDPIHVGHLIVGRAIAERLGLAELRFMPTGEQPLKRGRHVAGVGHRVAMVAAAVAGEAGLAVERIESDRPGVSYTVDTLRALRAREPDHRFVVLLGSDAAAELHQWREADALADLAQFVAFTRAGGPRPSHPLLREVVDAPAVEISSTAIRQRVAAGRSIRYLVPDAVAEYIAAQGLYRNGQG from the coding sequence ATGATCGGCCTCTTCGGGGGCTCGTTCGACCCGATCCATGTCGGACACCTGATTGTGGGGCGGGCGATCGCGGAGCGGCTCGGCCTGGCGGAGTTGCGGTTCATGCCGACGGGCGAACAGCCGCTGAAGCGGGGCCGGCACGTGGCCGGGGTCGGGCACCGGGTGGCGATGGTTGCCGCTGCCGTGGCCGGGGAGGCGGGGCTGGCCGTCGAACGTATCGAGTCGGACCGTCCCGGCGTGTCGTACACGGTCGACACGCTGCGCGCGCTCCGGGCGCGGGAACCCGACCACCGGTTCGTGGTGTTACTGGGGTCCGATGCCGCCGCCGAGCTGCATCAGTGGCGCGAGGCGGATGCGTTGGCAGACCTCGCGCAGTTCGTGGCGTTCACGCGGGCGGGCGGTCCCCGTCCCTCGCACCCCTTGCTCCGCGAGGTGGTGGACGCCCCCGCCGTCGAGATCTCCTCGACGGCCATCCGGCAGCGCGTGGCGGCCGGACGCTCGATTCGCTATCTCGTCCCCGACGCGGTCGCCGAATATATCGCGGCCCAGGGGCTGTACAGGAACGGACAGGGATGA